A portion of the Candidatus Pristimantibacillus lignocellulolyticus genome contains these proteins:
- a CDS encoding AraC family transcriptional regulator: METLVLLRQAIDYMEDRLETKLEIEDIAKSAMSSKYHFQRIFHAVTGFTVTEYIRNRRLTLSAEELASTDIKVIDVALKYGYESPEAFTKAFQRLHGITPSSAKKKDVKLKSFPRISFQIQIKGVVEMNYRIVEENASTVIGKNFIIQKDASKEIPVFVEMIWKNGTHDQINKVVGNETGSLLYGYHYDFSEDGTKRYLMGAEVKEGNEIPQNLTVLEIPTQTYAVFDSKEKIPDDVEIGLEIVNVWRRIYTEWFPSVNFEQVEGPCIEKYYWTDDSQTESICEVWIPVQRKNL; encoded by the coding sequence ATGGAGACGTTAGTATTATTACGCCAAGCTATCGACTATATGGAGGATCGGCTAGAGACAAAGCTTGAAATCGAGGATATTGCAAAATCGGCAATGTCTTCTAAATACCATTTTCAACGTATATTTCATGCTGTGACCGGCTTTACTGTTACCGAATATATTCGTAATCGTCGACTTACGCTTTCTGCTGAAGAATTGGCAAGTACGGACATTAAAGTTATTGATGTCGCGCTGAAGTATGGTTATGAAAGTCCGGAAGCATTCACTAAAGCTTTTCAGAGGTTGCATGGGATTACTCCTTCTTCAGCAAAGAAAAAGGATGTGAAGCTCAAGTCGTTTCCTCGAATCTCCTTTCAAATTCAGATTAAAGGAGTAGTTGAAATGAATTATCGGATTGTGGAAGAAAATGCTTCAACAGTGATTGGTAAGAATTTTATTATTCAAAAGGATGCCTCTAAGGAAATACCAGTATTTGTGGAAATGATATGGAAGAATGGCACGCATGATCAAATCAATAAAGTTGTAGGAAATGAGACGGGGTCGCTTCTGTATGGGTATCATTATGATTTTAGCGAAGATGGTACGAAACGTTATCTCATGGGGGCAGAAGTAAAGGAAGGTAATGAAATCCCACAGAACTTAACGGTTCTCGAAATTCCAACTCAGACTTATGCCGTGTTCGATAGCAAGGAGAAAATACCGGATGATGTGGAGATTGGCTTGGAAATTGTGAATGTATGGAGGCGTATCTATACGGAGTGGTTTCCTTCAGTAAACTTTGAACAAGTTGAAGGTCCATGCATTGAGAAATATTATTGGACGGATGATAGTCAAACGGAATCTATATGTGAAGTGTGGATTCCCGTTCAGAGAAAGAACTTATAG
- a CDS encoding glucose 1-dehydrogenase, whose product MLENKIALVTGAGSGIGRATSLKMSSNGAKIVVVDYNQESGQETVRIIKEQGGEAIFVQADVSKSEDVQRYVQEAVDTYGRIDIFFNNAGVVQKFAKLADIEENDFDRIMNVNVKGVFLGMKYVLKVMEKQESGSIINTSSTAGVKSEHSASAYSASKHAVVGLTKAAAIEYVKKGIRVNGICPGGVETALTKSVEQEFRSGGYVPEEIGNMRMGRYAKPDELAEVVTFLASDRSSYMTGSIVLIDGGLTL is encoded by the coding sequence ATGTTAGAAAATAAAATAGCACTTGTTACTGGAGCAGGAAGCGGCATCGGCCGTGCTACTAGCTTAAAAATGTCAAGTAATGGCGCAAAGATTGTTGTAGTCGATTATAATCAGGAATCTGGTCAAGAAACGGTTCGCATCATTAAGGAACAGGGCGGCGAAGCTATCTTTGTACAGGCAGATGTGTCAAAGAGTGAGGATGTTCAACGCTATGTACAAGAAGCCGTTGATACGTATGGTCGTATCGATATATTCTTCAACAATGCTGGCGTTGTACAAAAGTTCGCAAAACTTGCGGACATTGAAGAGAATGATTTTGACCGCATTATGAATGTCAATGTCAAGGGAGTCTTCCTTGGTATGAAATATGTGTTGAAAGTAATGGAGAAGCAAGAAAGTGGATCGATTATTAATACCTCTTCAACAGCAGGAGTTAAAAGTGAGCATAGTGCTTCAGCTTATTCTGCAAGTAAGCATGCAGTCGTTGGACTGACTAAAGCCGCAGCGATAGAGTATGTGAAAAAGGGAATTCGTGTTAACGGAATTTGTCCTGGTGGTGTGGAAACAGCTCTGACGAAGAGCGTAGAACAAGAATTCAGATCTGGGGGATACGTGCCAGAGGAAATCGGAAATATGCGTATGGGACGCTATGCTAAGCCGGACGAGCTTGCAGAAGTCGTAACATTCCTCGCCTCTGATCGTTCAAGCTATATGACGGGCTCCATCGTATTAATCGACGGCGGGTTAACGCTCTAA
- a CDS encoding AraC family transcriptional regulator, protein MNKLFELVVFGRLLFDAIGLPVFIIQPGRAIEAEYTDQSFHTNPYWSSIREQVAGYAYVLYPAEHPVHFTRSRLSYFFVNALDENQLAGTLVVGPYIHEKPQGDKWNEIITYLPQDNRREFLQLVEEIPLISSKRSVDLSRMIYYAVHKKLVDSSTSFPLESMLIPELDAEKKQLNAELSRRRRNGMLHSNLSHERVMLHYVRNGERERIRTFVTESIIAEDEFGVLSKRSRIRSEKNLMITGIALICRAAIEGGVHEEDALTLSDFYIQQLEEKETLQAISAIMTKVLFDFVDRVSEVRRGHYSHAIQTSIHEIANHLYGEITLERLATYTNFSPNYLSSLFKKEVGLTIAKYVQRERIEEAKRLLTLTDYPIADIAAWLNFNDQSYFNRVFKKWTGMAPKEYRKNER, encoded by the coding sequence ATGAATAAGTTATTCGAACTAGTTGTATTTGGACGTCTGCTTTTTGATGCTATTGGGCTGCCTGTGTTCATCATACAACCGGGAAGGGCAATTGAAGCGGAATACACAGATCAATCGTTTCATACTAACCCTTATTGGTCATCCATCCGCGAACAGGTAGCAGGTTATGCTTATGTGCTTTATCCTGCTGAGCATCCTGTTCATTTTACCCGATCTAGGTTATCGTACTTTTTTGTAAATGCGCTTGACGAAAACCAGCTTGCCGGTACACTCGTTGTTGGTCCTTACATACATGAAAAGCCACAAGGCGACAAATGGAATGAAATAATAACGTATCTCCCACAAGATAACCGGAGAGAGTTTCTTCAATTGGTTGAAGAAATACCACTCATCTCCTCGAAGCGCTCCGTTGACTTAAGTCGAATGATATACTATGCGGTTCACAAGAAACTGGTCGATTCATCAACTAGCTTTCCCTTGGAGAGCATGCTAATTCCTGAATTAGATGCAGAGAAGAAACAGCTGAATGCCGAACTTTCTCGAAGACGCCGCAATGGTATGTTGCACTCCAATCTGTCTCATGAGCGGGTCATGCTGCACTACGTTCGAAATGGAGAGAGGGAACGAATAAGAACATTCGTCACCGAATCCATTATTGCTGAAGATGAATTTGGTGTGCTATCCAAGCGAAGTAGGATACGTAGTGAGAAGAACTTAATGATTACTGGAATAGCTCTAATCTGTCGAGCGGCAATTGAGGGAGGAGTACACGAGGAGGATGCACTTACGCTGAGTGATTTCTATATTCAACAGCTGGAGGAAAAGGAAACATTGCAAGCGATAAGTGCTATTATGACTAAAGTACTGTTCGATTTCGTGGATAGAGTATCTGAAGTTCGACGAGGGCACTACTCACACGCAATACAGACTAGTATTCACGAGATAGCTAATCATTTATACGGCGAGATTACACTTGAACGGTTAGCTACGTATACTAATTTCAGTCCGAACTACTTGTCGAGCTTATTCAAGAAAGAAGTAGGTCTGACAATTGCGAAGTATGTCCAACGTGAACGGATTGAAGAGGCCAAGAGGTTACTCACGCTAACAGATTATCCGATTGCTGACATTGCGGCTTGGCTTAACTTTAATGATCAAAGCTATTTCAATAGAGTATTTAAGAAATGGACTGGAATGGCACCAAAGGAATATCGGAAAAATGAACGATGA
- a CDS encoding phosphodiester glycosidase family protein: protein MFKKIMLVCAALILLSQLNLANSASAAKKYGIVQESAGRSFVPVRFAAETFGFKVNWDSANNKVRISNKSDSVELTVSKTTAVVNGKSQTLDAAPFNLSGTVYVPLRFVGEALGVKVSYLKEGRIVIQNGTVKTEIEAVPLRRVEKALNEPVRTGSSKIATSTKTISVNTVYIDLYHPKVRFDAVYANNKIGSTETFKKMVERSKASVAVNGTFFNAYSETSTKIPYGYIVKDGKVINKASGDERSVFVYTKSGEALIANGESELKKLLDEGVVETALQAGPRLVSNGKVDTDPVGEGFKDPKILTSRGARSAIGVTADGQLIIVTTAAASIPELAQVMVKLKAVEAMNLDGGASSALYAGGKYITPAGRDLSNALIMVFDK from the coding sequence ATGTTTAAAAAAATTATGCTAGTATGTGCAGCGCTCATTCTACTATCTCAGCTTAATCTGGCTAATTCAGCTTCTGCTGCTAAAAAGTACGGAATTGTGCAAGAATCAGCAGGAAGATCATTCGTGCCCGTCCGCTTTGCTGCTGAAACTTTTGGCTTTAAAGTCAATTGGGATAGCGCTAATAATAAAGTACGAATTTCAAACAAATCAGATAGCGTTGAGTTAACGGTTAGTAAAACAACTGCTGTTGTAAATGGAAAATCACAAACACTCGATGCAGCTCCATTTAATTTGTCTGGAACCGTCTATGTACCTCTTCGTTTCGTTGGAGAAGCACTTGGAGTAAAAGTATCTTACTTAAAAGAAGGACGAATTGTCATTCAGAATGGTACAGTAAAAACAGAAATTGAAGCAGTTCCTCTGCGAAGAGTTGAGAAAGCATTGAATGAACCGGTACGCACAGGTAGTTCAAAAATAGCAACATCAACAAAAACAATCAGCGTCAACACCGTGTACATTGACCTTTATCATCCAAAAGTTAGATTTGATGCAGTGTATGCCAACAACAAGATTGGCAGTACAGAGACTTTCAAGAAAATGGTAGAGCGTTCCAAAGCTTCAGTAGCCGTAAACGGTACATTCTTCAACGCATATTCGGAAACTAGTACGAAAATTCCATACGGATATATCGTTAAGGATGGGAAAGTCATTAATAAAGCTTCAGGGGATGAGCGTTCCGTATTTGTATACACAAAAAGTGGTGAGGCACTAATTGCAAATGGAGAGAGTGAACTTAAAAAACTTCTCGATGAAGGTGTCGTAGAAACTGCATTACAAGCTGGACCAAGACTTGTAAGTAACGGCAAAGTGGATACAGATCCAGTAGGTGAAGGATTTAAAGACCCTAAAATTCTTACTAGTCGCGGCGCGCGTAGTGCAATAGGCGTTACAGCCGATGGCCAATTAATTATTGTAACAACTGCTGCAGCGTCTATTCCAGAGTTAGCACAAGTAATGGTTAAGCTAAAAGCAGTAGAAGCAATGAATTTAGACGGTGGAGCATCAAGTGCTTTATATGCAGGCGGCAAGTATATTACTCCTGCTGGTAGAGACTTGAGTAATGCACTTATTATGGTTTTCGATAAGTAA
- a CDS encoding response regulator transcription factor encodes MPTILVADDDANIRELVCLFLRNDGFETVEAADGQEALSVYTSKKVDLVVLDIMMPIMDGWTLCKELRRADPDLPLLMLTARGETWEKVKGFELGADDYLTKPFDPLELTVRVKALLKRYRIGSTQTIQFGNIILDRQTYKVTEGTESFTLPLKEFELLYKLAGTPGQVYTREQLINQIWGIDYAGDDRTIDVHIKRLRERFATTPDFRIETMRGLGYRLEVSE; translated from the coding sequence ATGCCTACTATACTAGTTGCTGACGATGATGCGAACATTCGCGAACTTGTCTGTTTATTTCTTCGTAATGACGGATTCGAAACAGTTGAAGCCGCAGATGGACAAGAAGCACTGTCCGTTTATACATCAAAGAAAGTCGATCTTGTTGTGCTTGATATTATGATGCCGATTATGGATGGTTGGACGTTGTGTAAGGAACTGCGAAGAGCTGATCCTGATCTTCCCTTACTCATGCTAACAGCGAGAGGCGAAACTTGGGAGAAAGTAAAAGGGTTCGAACTTGGAGCCGATGATTATTTGACGAAACCATTTGATCCGTTGGAATTAACGGTTCGCGTGAAGGCATTACTGAAACGATATCGGATTGGCTCCACGCAGACGATACAGTTCGGCAATATCATCCTTGATCGACAAACCTATAAAGTAACGGAAGGGACGGAGTCGTTCACGTTACCACTTAAGGAGTTCGAATTGCTATATAAGCTTGCTGGAACACCTGGACAAGTCTATACACGTGAGCAATTGATCAATCAAATATGGGGTATCGATTATGCAGGTGATGATCGAACGATAGACGTACATATTAAACGGTTGCGTGAAAGGTTCGCGACTACACCTGATTTTCGTATCGAAACCATGCGTGGGTTAGGTTACCGCCTAGAGGTTAGCGAATGA
- a CDS encoding HAMP domain-containing histidine kinase, whose amino-acid sequence MIRSLYIRVVLTFLVSVIAGTIIAFFVSTWVFQEKLNENAQINISNFGQDIVEIYKVLPLIEAESYVSGMKQLNSYHIRIYDELGKFQSYGKLNGHKPSAVTLEQVQKVLDGEIVKDHPNGIAAVLLGMPIETEMGNKAMFLEMLVPPSTSFVVKWALNFATYSLIAGSLLILVASIFLVRPIKKLTKATRRIAAGDFNVKLNIKQTSELGTLARSFEEMMHDLQQLEQMRKDFVSNVSHEVQSPLTSISGYAIALKREDITGSERIRYLDIIINEAARMSKMSDSLLKLSLLESQSQQMRLVTLSLDEQIRRVIVAIQPQWSARDIRFELNLKAVMLTADHDQLNQVWTNIIGNSIKFSKDGGIIKVSMKQENHNVTVTICDEGIGISPEDQKRIFERFFKADRSHSRKYDGSGMGLAIVKQIIALHQGDIRVESELGQGTTIIVTLPMTTQAE is encoded by the coding sequence ATGATTAGATCTCTATATATCCGTGTGGTTTTAACGTTTTTAGTTTCCGTTATTGCGGGCACAATAATTGCTTTTTTCGTGTCAACTTGGGTGTTCCAAGAAAAATTGAATGAAAATGCTCAAATTAACATAAGTAATTTCGGTCAGGACATCGTTGAGATTTACAAGGTACTGCCTTTAATTGAAGCAGAATCATATGTAAGTGGCATGAAGCAGCTTAATTCCTATCATATTCGAATTTACGATGAATTGGGCAAGTTCCAGTCTTACGGCAAGCTTAACGGACACAAGCCTAGCGCTGTAACGTTGGAACAAGTACAGAAAGTGTTAGATGGAGAGATTGTTAAAGACCATCCGAATGGTATTGCTGCGGTACTCTTAGGAATGCCGATAGAAACTGAAATGGGCAATAAGGCGATGTTTTTGGAGATGCTTGTCCCTCCTTCTACCTCTTTCGTTGTAAAGTGGGCATTAAATTTTGCAACTTATTCGTTGATTGCAGGAAGCTTATTAATTCTGGTTGCCTCAATATTTCTCGTAAGGCCGATTAAGAAGCTGACCAAGGCGACCAGACGTATAGCAGCTGGTGATTTCAATGTTAAGCTCAACATTAAGCAAACGAGTGAGCTAGGTACTTTAGCTAGAAGCTTCGAAGAAATGATGCATGATCTGCAGCAACTTGAGCAGATGCGTAAAGATTTTGTGTCGAACGTGTCGCATGAGGTTCAGTCGCCGCTTACCTCAATATCTGGTTATGCGATCGCGCTCAAGCGAGAAGACATTACAGGGAGTGAGCGAATTCGTTATCTTGATATTATTATTAATGAAGCAGCACGGATGTCTAAGATGAGTGATAGTCTGCTCAAGCTAAGTTTACTTGAATCACAGTCACAACAGATGCGGCTAGTAACACTTAGTCTTGATGAACAGATCAGAAGAGTGATCGTCGCAATTCAGCCGCAATGGTCAGCTCGTGATATTCGTTTTGAGCTAAATTTAAAAGCAGTTATGCTAACGGCTGATCATGATCAGCTTAATCAAGTATGGACCAATATCATCGGCAATAGTATTAAATTCTCCAAGGATGGCGGCATAATTAAAGTCAGTATGAAACAAGAAAACCATAACGTGACCGTTACAATATGTGATGAGGGCATTGGTATTTCGCCAGAGGATCAAAAGCGGATATTCGAACGGTTCTTTAAAGCAGATCGTTCTCACAGTCGTAAATATGATGGAAGTGGTATGGGACTCGCCATTGTGAAACAAATTATAGCGCTACATCAAGGTGATATACGAGTGGAAAGCGAGCTAGGTCAAGGGACGACGATCATTGTTACTTTACCCATGACAACTCAGGCAGAGTAA
- a CDS encoding alpha/beta hydrolase, giving the protein MNKPLKIILISLAVIIITVVVFLATVFIVNVISSKSEQGKIQAYGQLVPVDGKNMNVLIEGNGEETVVLLTGYGTAAPALDFKPLIEELTPFYKVVVVEPFGYGLSDETTKERTNENIASEIHEALQSLNIDKYILMGHSIAGIYGLEYVNKYEDEVSAFIGIDSSVPTQPGMDVELPVDTFQLLQKSGIARLIMKLSDDPYATLPFDNETKEQLRMITHKNLYTSTLMNEMKNFNRNFQAAESLSFPKTLPLMLFVQANNSDVEGWIPLHEEQVKDSEFGEMVLLEGDHYLHHSKSKEIVESLRAFMEGIE; this is encoded by the coding sequence ATGAATAAACCGCTTAAAATAATACTTATCTCACTAGCGGTCATTATTATTACGGTAGTAGTTTTTCTAGCGACTGTTTTTATCGTTAATGTGATTAGCAGTAAATCGGAACAAGGGAAAATACAAGCTTATGGTCAATTAGTACCTGTAGATGGAAAAAATATGAATGTTCTTATTGAAGGGAATGGAGAAGAAACAGTAGTGCTACTAACGGGTTACGGAACAGCAGCACCAGCACTTGATTTTAAGCCACTAATTGAAGAACTAACACCATTTTACAAAGTAGTGGTCGTTGAGCCATTTGGTTATGGATTAAGTGATGAAACTACGAAGGAAAGAACCAATGAGAATATTGCTAGTGAAATTCATGAAGCTCTGCAAAGTCTTAACATTGATAAATATATTCTCATGGGTCACTCTATAGCAGGAATTTACGGACTAGAATACGTGAATAAATATGAAGATGAAGTGAGTGCATTTATCGGAATTGATAGTAGCGTTCCAACCCAACCGGGTATGGATGTTGAATTACCAGTAGATACTTTTCAACTACTTCAAAAATCAGGTATCGCTAGATTGATCATGAAACTAAGTGATGACCCATATGCCACTCTGCCATTTGATAACGAGACCAAAGAACAATTAAGAATGATTACACATAAAAACTTGTATACTTCAACTCTTATGAATGAGATGAAAAATTTCAATCGAAATTTCCAAGCTGCTGAAAGTTTATCATTCCCGAAAACTCTTCCTCTAATGTTATTTGTACAAGCAAATAATTCAGATGTTGAAGGTTGGATACCACTTCATGAAGAACAAGTGAAAGATTCGGAATTTGGAGAGATGGTGTTGTTAGAAGGGGATCATTATTTACATCATTCTAAATCCAAAGAAATCGTTGAGAGTCTCCGAGCGTTTATGGAAGGCATTGAATAA
- a CDS encoding YeeE/YedE family protein encodes MIQMIITGVFCGFLLGFVMQRGRFCLTGGFRDMYIAKDNRMFYALLIAIAVQSVGVYALIDIGVFQYTAGQFPLVAVIVGAFVFGVGIIFAGGCATGTWYRAGEGLIGSWIALAMYMLMAAIMKSGPLAKFTTDVREPVVGTDSIADTFGINVWFIVVPFVALVAFIIYRELKKPKIKIPQLKPKKTGLAHILFEKRWHPFVTAVLIGLIATVAWPLSALSGRIFGLGITTPSANILQYLVTGDVDFINWGVFLVLGIFLGSLFGAKMSGEFRVRVPDAKTCVRSASGGLLMGFGASIAGGCSIGNGLVMTSMMTWSGWVALLFMILGTWTASYFVFVRPAKQRATASNSVTL; translated from the coding sequence ATGATACAGATGATTATTACGGGTGTTTTTTGTGGATTTTTACTGGGATTTGTAATGCAACGTGGTCGTTTCTGCTTAACAGGCGGATTTCGAGATATGTATATTGCCAAGGACAACCGCATGTTTTATGCTCTGCTTATTGCAATTGCTGTGCAAAGTGTTGGTGTCTATGCACTAATTGATATTGGAGTATTTCAATATACAGCAGGTCAGTTTCCGTTAGTAGCAGTAATTGTAGGGGCGTTTGTTTTCGGAGTTGGAATTATTTTTGCAGGTGGCTGTGCTACAGGAACTTGGTACCGAGCAGGAGAAGGATTAATTGGTAGTTGGATAGCGTTAGCTATGTATATGTTAATGGCAGCAATCATGAAATCGGGTCCGTTAGCGAAATTTACAACGGACGTGCGTGAGCCAGTCGTTGGTACAGACTCCATTGCCGATACTTTCGGTATTAATGTATGGTTTATCGTCGTACCATTTGTTGCTTTAGTGGCATTTATTATTTATCGCGAGCTGAAAAAGCCTAAAATTAAAATTCCACAATTAAAGCCAAAGAAGACAGGCTTAGCGCATATTTTATTTGAAAAACGTTGGCATCCATTTGTTACAGCAGTTTTGATCGGTTTAATTGCAACAGTAGCTTGGCCGTTAAGTGCACTATCAGGTCGTATATTTGGCTTAGGAATAACAACTCCATCAGCAAATATTTTGCAATATTTAGTGACGGGTGATGTTGATTTCATTAATTGGGGTGTATTTTTAGTACTTGGAATTTTCTTAGGTTCCCTGTTCGGTGCAAAAATGAGCGGCGAATTCCGCGTACGTGTTCCTGATGCAAAAACATGTGTACGTAGTGCATCCGGGGGGTTATTAATGGGCTTCGGTGCAAGTATTGCAGGTGGATGTTCCATTGGTAATGGATTAGTTATGACATCGATGATGACATGGTCAGGTTGGGTTGCATTATTGTTTATGATCTTAGGTACTTGGACAGCATCCTACTTTGTATTTGTTCGGCCAGCAAAACAACGTGCTACAGCGTCAAATTCTGTAACTTTATAA